The genomic interval TCTTTATGCAAAATAAATGCCATGTACCCTCTTTCATCGTAAATCCCGAAATTACCTCGCAAGCCTTCTAAATGTCTGATTTCCAAGAAATTCGACAATGGATTAAGAAAATTAATATTTTCTAAATTTACTTGAGTTATTAATCTACATTTTATCCCCTTTTCTCTGACCCTTTGTCTTACTAATTCTAATCCTTCTACAAAATATTTAGACGCCCATTTACACATTTCAGCGTCCCAAACGGTATTATAACCTATTTCACATTTGTTTAATCCGTCCATGGTAATTTCAAGCATTATTTTGTAATCGTTAATAACATCGGTAATTACTGGATGATGATAATTGGACTCTTTTAACTGCTTGAGTGTTTTTTCATCCACTATATTATATTAAAATCCCGTTTTATTAAATAGTTACATCGATTAGGCGTAGTTGGCTTTCATGAATATTCATAAATGAGGTAGATCAAACTAATGGATTTATTCCTAACATATCAATTGCAATTGTCTTTAGAATGTATTTAATCTTGAACCGTATCCCATGAGCCCCAACCACATATTAGTAATTCTGTCTCAGGGAAAATTTTTTATCAACATGATATAGATTTATTCTCCATTATTAGAACCCTCATCCTAAACCCAAAGGTTCAAATCCCATTCGGTAGCCAGCAAAAGTCTCTAACAAAATTCATAGATCATAAACATTACTTGTTAACTAACCAGTAAGACAGTAATTGCGTATTAACATGGTGAATAAAACTACGAATCGGGAGTATTTGAAATTTAATTGGTGGCTTACCTAAAGCAAATATTGATCTAGATTTATGGTGTTTTACGGTTTTGATCTCACATGTTGATTTCAATATTAAAATATTGAGATCTTTAAATTGGGTAAATACAGCAACATCAATGAATTGTATAATAGCATTAGCAAAGATATAAAGCACTCTATTATCTTGGTTGATGATGACATTGATGTCTCTAACTTGTTAGCAGGCTACTTTACTCTCGCCAAGTTTAATGTACATAAAGTAATTTCAGCAGAGGAATGTTTAGCAAAATTAAAAGAATTGGAAAGCAAAGTTGATGTCGTATTAGTAAATGGAAATATTGCTGCTGACAGAGGTCCTATGCTGATTGTTAATATTAAAAAATTAAATCTGAAAATAAATGTACTTGCGCTGACTGATAACGAAACAAATAAGACTAGAGTTTTAGATTACGGCGCAGATGAATTTGCAATAAAACCAATTAGCCCTACCACTATTGTTGAGAAGGTGAGCGGCTTGTTAATGAAAAAACCTGCAGAGTTACAACCTTAGGTTGTATTAAATATGATTATTAATCTGATTACCTAGGATTTTCGTTCTGATTTTTAAATTACAACCAATAACCTGATACTTATTATTGATTTTTGAGTTTTCCTGCCCGCTGAAATAAGTTTGTTTCATTCTACCATATGATGATGCTCGAACTTTTACTAGTTGAATATATAAAACTTGTTAAACTATGAAATAAGGAATAGGGACTCCGGATATGACAGGACGAAATGACGATGACAGCGTAGACGGTCAGAGCGATATAGGTAAAGGGGGAGCAACTAAGGATGACATTACACGTCTTGCTAGTAGATCTCGAGAAATTCGTTCTGAAATTCATAACTTGGTAACTGATAGTTCTTTGTTACTACAACAGAACAAGCAATTACAAAAAACATCAATAGAACCGGATCAAAAACAAGTAAATGCGAACGGTAAGATAGGAACCGAACCTTTTGAACTTCATACAACTAACAAGAATGATGACGATATTTCAAAACATAAAATATTGGATATTAATCGTAGATTGGTAGAGTTAAATGAAGAACTTGCTAATATCATTAATGAAATTATCGCTTCAAATGAGAACATTAGAGAGAAATATGAAAAGCAACAAGATTTTATCAATATTGCTGCACACGAAATCCGAAGCCCTTGCCAGGCTATAATTGGCTATGTAGAATTGCTTAATCTAGAACCAGCAGACAGTAAAAAACACTTGGATTTAATTGAAAAAAATGCTGAGAGGCTCAGTCTCATAATTTCAAATATACTTGATGCTTCAAGAATCGACCATAAGACACTCAAGATCGAAAAGGTGAAATTTAGTTTAGTAGAATTGATAGAACAAATAATTGATGACTTGAATAGTCGTATAACTGACGACCGTAACCAAAATACACAGATCGTATTTGAAAATATTCAAACTGATAATCAAAATTTACCTGACGCTAGTAAAAACACAATTATATATGCTGATAAAGGAAGAATCACTCAAGTTATTTTCAATTTGCTTGATAACGCTATTCGATATGGTAAAGGAAACAAAATTATTGTGGCTTTAAAAGAACATACACCTATTCACCAGGAGGATGATAAGGAGGTCGCTCATATTGAAAGTGAAAAACTTGTTAGGTTACCTGAACAGAAGCGACTAGATCATGGAGAAATCATAGTCCAAGTTAAAGACAGTGGCAGAGGAATTAATTCGAAAGTCTTGGACAACTTATTTTCAAAGTTTACCTCTGATTCAACTGCTGGAGGCACAGGATTGGGATTGTATATTTCAAAAAATATTGTTGAAGCCCATGGAGGTAGAATCTGGGCTGAAAACAACAAGGATCAAAAAGGAGCAACACTTTCTTTTAGTTTACCTTTGAATTTAGACTGATCAACCATTCCTTATTACTATTTGACTGAATTAATAAGTTTCAATTATTTTGACTACTATTATCACAAATTGCTTGTGTGATTATACGTTAGTATGAGTTAATCCCTAGATACTACTCACCTATATTCATCGAATTTTAATCATAAGGTTGGTCTGATCGAGGTTATAACACACTTTGAGATATATGTGGTCTATTCAACTTTAGCATAAATCATCCTGATCTAACTAGAGTTTATTCTTGCCATTACAACGTCAATTAATATCTTCGGCAGAGGTCTCCTATCCAACACAGAAAAATCTCATGTCTGAAACTAAATTTTCTATTTTAAGGTAACAAGTGAAAATATTTGATTCACACACTTTAATTATCTTTGTGGGTTAAAATGCTCGTTCTTTTATTTATTCAATTTCTTTACCATCTTCTTTTTTGATATATCGCCTCTGTTGTGGTAACATTAAATACACACAAGCACCACCACACATAGTGCATGGAACATTGTTCCCGGGATGTTGGCCGGTATTTCGATAATGAATATCTTTAGCCTTTTCAGGATCTATGGATAAAGACAATTGTTTTTCCCAGTTTAGGGTTCGTCTTGCTTCAGTCATTTCAGTATCCCATTTTATCGCTTTTTCTCTATTTTTTACCAAATCTCCAGCATGTGCGGCTATTCTGTAAGCAATTAGTCCCTCCTTCACTTCATTTTCATTTGGTAGCCCCAAATGCTCTGCAGGTGTCAAGTAACAAAGCAAATCAACACCTTCGGAGGCCGAAATAGCAGCACCAATGGCGCTTGCAATATGATCGTATCCAGAGGCTATGTCTGTTACCAAAGGTCCTAACACATAGTAAGGAATATCGCCTATCAAAGATTTGGCTAGTCGGACGTTTACGGCTACTTCATTTAAAGGTACATGTCCCGGACCTTCAACCATTACTTGAACATCATTTGCATATGCGACTTTGGCCAATCTAGAAACATTTATCATTTCCGAAACCTGTAGTTCATCATGAGAATCAAGTATGGAACCAGGCCTTAAAGCATCACCAAGACTAAATGTGACGTCATACTTTTTTGCTATCTCACACAGATAGTCAAAATGCTCATAGTATGGATTTTCTTTATTGTATTTTAACATCCATGCTGCAGTAATCGTTCCGCCTTTTGATACAATTCCCGCATGCCTTTTGACACTCATTATTCTTTTTGCTAACTCTAGTGTTATTCCAGAATGGATTGTTGTGTAATCCACGCCATCTTTTGCATGTTTTTCAAAAACATTTAAAAAATCATCTTCCGTTATATTGAGAGGATTTTTGTATTTCGTAACCCCGTATCCATATGCTTGGTAGATAGGTACAGACCCAAAGGTAATAGACGATGCTGCATCAAGCAGTTTTTCTCTTATGATATCCAGATCACCCCCATCAGAGAGGTCCATCATTGTATCTGCACCATATTTCATTGCTATTTTGGCCTTTGAAATTTCCTCGTCTAAATTTTGATATAACGTAGATGTTCCAATATTTACATTAACCTTTGTTTTTAGGCCCTTCCCTATACCTGTTGGTTTGATTTGTTGTATTCTTGCTACATTTTTTGGAATGATGATAGAACCATTAGCAATGCCTTTGATAACAAAATTAACATCAACGTCTTCGTCTTTTGCGACTTTTTTCATTTCATCAGTTGCAATACCTCTTTTAGCCGAGTTAAGTTGAGTAGCCACTTTATACTTTGAAGTCAATAACTATTTATTTTTTGATTTGACGAGCCGAGTCATTTTCTTTGATTCATCCGGATATGGCTATAAATGAAAGTTTTATTTATTTTTCGCAGAGGTTGATGCAATTTCTTGTTTTACTTTGATGCGGATATTATAATTTTTTATATCGAGTGCAAAATAGAGAGCATTAGAAAATTATCAGATCTTCGCGGTTTTCAAACTCATAAAAAATGATCGAATTTTAGACTACTATTGTTGCATTCTTTTTCGCTCTAATATCCGGAGGTTAAAAAATTTCAAATTCCTTTTGACTTTATTGTCTTGTCTTTCCTACTGGGTATGTAACAGCGAAAACCAACTTATTGAACTAATTGCCTATAGCATGTTAACCAATTTTAGGATCGCATTGGTAAATGAGCCACCTTTATAGGTAAATAAATTATATGATAAGATAGAATATCAGGGTGACTTTAATTTGATGTCCTAAACTTCGTATGGTTGGATTCCCTTTATTACATTATCACTTTTCCATTTAAAATAGACTAAAAGTAGTCTTGAGTATTTAAATTATTAAAAAGTTAGATTGACCCAATTGAATCACGTATACGTTATTTTTATTGAGTTAACCCTCTTATAAAAGGAATCTTCTATTCTTGTGATAGTCTCACGTTTGTTTTCCAGATGAATTGCCATATAGATGTCATTGAAACGGTAGAAATACAGACTTTTAACAATATTATTATAAGAACAGCCGTTCATGTTAGAATGTCTCTTGTGGTTATACCCAGGACAACCAGTTATAGAAATGCAGTTACTAATCTTTATAAATAAAATTTCATTTAATCCAGTTTAACAATTTTTGAAATCTAGATTATCGTTTTTGGAAATAATATAAAGGATTTATATAATTCTAAAATTTTACATTTTCTGAATGTATCTTACGAACATATCAAATAAAAATAATAAAGTAATGATATTTATTACAATATCATATATTAGTTTAGGATCAACAATAAACTTTGCTAATGCAGAGAACTTTACTATAAATGATGGAGAAGTGACAAAATTAGAGGATAATATAAGTTCAACATTGAAATATACCAATCCAATCAACCAGGATGGTTCTGATGGTGCAATGGGTGTAGCAATCATTTCCAATAATGGCACTGGTGCTGTATTGGCTTCCACAACTCATGGTGGTATATTTGATAGTTCGTCACAGAAAAACGCTAGTGATCCTGTATGGCATAACCATTTTGCAAAATTGATGGCAGGTAATAGCACAGGTAATAAATGTGGAGGAGATCTAATGGTGGAAGAATTGACTTTTGAGTCCCCAGGAAACCTTACTATAATAAATGATACAATGGAGCATTCTCAACTACCTACGAACTTCAACGCTACCAGTAGTTTCAGTAACAATTCCTTGAATTTTGTATTAGGAGAGAATATAGATAAAGTAGTTACTTTTAAATTGGAACCCAAGTCTAATCCATATGGTGACATTGAAGCCGTTTGTGTGACTAACATTCAGCCGGCAAAGAACATATCTATACCATAAAGTTCTGGCTACCAAACCAATTTTTTTCTACGGTTAGGCGATAATCCCGCAATGAATTGCTGACCCTAAAACAGTGTACGAAAAAGCAAATTAGGTATCCATGACTGATAATTTTCAATTATTTTCATTGATAGAGTTATCGAGTTGATATGAATGAATCAAAAAGGCTGACAAATTAAAATTTACAAATACCAGTGATAGAGATTAAAACAACTTAAAAAAAATAGAGGATCTGTTTTATAGCAAATCTTCAAGTACCCTCGTAGAAGTTTCTAATGAAGGTCGATTATTTTTGGTGTGAATAACACCGCAAAAGATAATTGAAAGTAATGTATTAGAATAACCCTCATACAAAACTGCAGCACCTAGTTCGTATGAGTATCATCAACAACCATAATGACAGACACCCGTTTCTTAACAATGAGAACTAATATGAAGTAGTGTTTCCACTTCTTATGATATCTACTTCAATATTGATTCTCATTGTTATTCTTACGTAATAAATCTATTTCTAGATGAACATACAAATAGTAGATTTTCTAACTACTTATTAAATCTAAACTTGCTTGAATAACTGATAGAATCTGAGCATTCTGATCTATTAGACTGGGACGTATCAAGTTATCACTATTAATATTGGGTGAAATAATTCCTCTAAAAGTAAAGGCAGAAACTTCACTACATGTTATGAATGTTGCTCACAATAATATTATTATTTTCTTCCTTATATTTTCGAGTTACTATAAAGATACACATTTTCAGAATTAGAACATAAAAATGCGCTAAATGGAGTCACGTGTCAACAATGCGGAATCACTTTTGACAATATAGATGATGAGAATGAATATGTTAAACTAAAACTTACCGGACATAGATTACCTAGTTGCTGATTTTAACCTTTCACTTTTTTAATATCTCATATATAAAACTCAATCAATAATTCTATTCTCTTTAATTCTTTTCTCCTCTTCAGCCATTCCTTCATCGGTAATACTAAATTCATTTGTATCCGTTATTTTGACTAAATTAGAGTTATTCCATAATTTAACTAGATCAATATTTATGTATGCTTTATCCATTGTAGAGACTCTATCTTGTAATTCTATGAGCGACACTTTGTCATGCCTTTCTCTTTTTTCTAAATATAAATGTGCTAGCATAATACTCTTAACCTTACGTTCTACGTCTTCATCAGATTCAAAACTGCTTACATTATTCATATATATAACTTGCCTTCAATATTTATTATCTTAGCATAATCTAGGTCTACTTTATGGTCATTATAAGAATCTCATAATCATTCCTTGTATTTTTTAGTGATTATTTGTTTTTTGCTGATCCGAATCTGGTCAATTGGGGTTCAAGGTTTAGTTTTATCATTGACGGATTCTCAATTCTACCTCTTCTCCTTTGAATTGTTGACGATGGGACATTAATCTTTTTAAAATTTCTGGAGATGAAACGTTTAGATTGGATTTTTCAGTAAGACCTTCGCTAGCAAAACATCTTTTAGTATAATCGTATTTTGGGATTGTAAATTTCATATTTTGCTAAACTGAATTATGAGACTATAGTAGAGTAAAAATACAATGAGAAGTAAGCATAAAATGCCGTAACTTAAATTTGACTTCTCATTGTACATGGAGTTGACACCCATATCTTCTCGTCACCTTCACACCTTGTAGAGTAGAGAATACTGACGAGCATATCTCTATAGGGTATACTGGCCCTTAATACTATCTTAGATTATCAAAACTAAAAATCATGTAGATTAAGGTAAAGTTAAAGGAGTCATTGATAATGATTAGTTATAATCTCACTTTTTGTAACAAGAACTGAAAATCAAGATCATTGATAAATAGTGTTTTTTACCTATATAGTACACCATTGGACGTCTCAGACTCTAATGAAAAATAGGCATGATTCCTTTGAATCAGAGAAAAATAGTAAAAGGCTACATTCATGCTATAAGTACTACTCAAGTCATCAAATTCAGTAATAATGTCATTATACCACCACCATACAAGAAGACCGTGATGATGACGCTGAACAAGATAGAAACTCGGTACTCATTTCTATCTTACCATTCTTGGGTTTAATACAAAAGCATGAGCAGGTTCCCTAAGTGAACTTCTAATTGATGCCTTTACTATTTCTCTCTCTCTTAATATTCTTAATTAATTTAGAATCGGGGGGTTTGCGATTTATCAATACTACAAATGAGATTTACAATGGGTAATATTTCTATTATTCTTAAAAATGTATGATAAGTTTTACGTTTGTGAAATTAACAAATAACAGACAAAATACAGTGAGAAATAGGTGCAAAAGTTGAACGTAACTAATCATTTCTCATTGTATTGCCTGCTATCATTGCAGTCATCAATTAGGCTGGCTGTCTGCAATTTCGTTTTAGCATACTCGTTGAATCCTTACAGACACATGAGACTGTAAGACTACAACAAACAAAGATATTGATAGCAGGTTCCCAATATTCTTATCTTAAATTCTCGAAATAGAAAAAATTAATGGGCGATGGAACTTATGCACACTGTAAAATCAAGGATGGGCCAGTAGCAGCAGAAGATCCTTCTACTACGCCGAATCCTCCAAAAGGAAATATCGATGGAAGCAGAGCACCCATTAATGAAGGAGTGTTAGATCAAACTTTTACCACCGAAAATAACAATGATAAGCCAGCCGAATCAAGTAATGCAGAAATTGGTGCCCTATCCGAAAATCCAACTCAAGAATTATCATCTTCCTCATTAGATATATCGGATTCAAAACAATCGACTAATTTTGCGAAGGGAAATAGTCAAAACTCACCGGTTCCGCCAGAGTGTCCAAAACAGGGTCCAATTCCACCAAACTGTACCATGAAACCAAAGTTTTAGCAAAAATAATGCTAATACCTCTTCTACAAACTAATTTTATTTTAAACAAGGATATTTTTTGCTTCTATGACAAGTATTCATTATATCGCATCTATTAAGAGAGCAATTGTCTATAATGCAGATCTAACTTCTTTTAGATAAACAATGAAATAGTTCATCCAACCTCTCATCAAAAACTGTAATTCATTATGCGAACTAGGCAACAATTATAATAAATACTGGGCATATGTTATAATTTTTTTAAATAAGATTAAAAAATTAGAGATTTAGTCAAGTAAAAACCATATCTATTAAAGATAGTTTAAACAACGAGTATGTACGGCAATGAGCATTAAAGATATACCAGATGAAATAAACGATCATTTTGTGCTTCATGGTAAAAATGCTGTTGATGTCGATTATGATAGTATCGGAATATGTCCTTCATGTAATTCTCGTATAGATGAGTTTTATTTCTGTGCATGCGGTGGAAACATGGGGGCTGATTAGTTTCTTTCACGGTATGACTTGAAAGCCACAAATCCCGATTTTTTTCAATGTTATCTATTTATAAGATAACAATTGGATGTTGGAAAGGATTTTTATCAAGATCAATGGCTTATATTAATCTAGAATTAACGAGAAAATAACATGAATATTTTGGACTATGCTGTATTGATTTTATACAGGTATATTGATGCTAAATATCGCTCCTTTGTTGTCGTCCCTGTTTTTTGCAGATATTTGACCCTCATGCGCTTCAATAATTTTCTTGGAAAAATACAAACCCAAACCAATCCCATTTGCAGAGGTAGTAACAAATTTAGAGAATACTCGAGGTAGTATCTCTGGAGGGATTCCGGGTCCGTTATCTATAATACTAATTGTTAATTCATTCTGGGTCTTGTTATCTCGTGACTTTCTTATGGAGTTCTCAACCACAACTGTTATTCTAATTTTCTTTCTTCTTCGTCTTATCTCATTATATTTAGAAAACTCTATGGCATTGTCCAGTAAATTCATCATTACCTGAATTATCTTGATTTTATCTGCAAATACCATTAATGGCTCTTTTAATTTACTATATTTTGGCAAAAATCTGATGTCGATCAAAATATTTTCCGTTTCTTTAATTTTGATTTTATATTCTTTGAGTAGTTCCAACATCATTTTACTGAAATCAAACGTTTCTTTTCTTAGTACGAATTTATTGGTCTCAAACTGAGTTACATCTAATAGCCTATCAGTTAATTTTTTAATTCGATCAATATTTCTTTTGACAGCATCAAAATAATACTTATACTCCTTTGAGTATTCTAACTCTTTTTGGAGTATAGTTGTATACCCCATTAACGATTGAATAGGAGTTCTTAATTCATGTGCGGCTATATGCAAGAAATCTTGTTGAATTCTGTCATTGATTCTAAGCAATTCATCAATTTCTGTTTGCGCCCAAAGGTTTTCGAAAATCGAAGCATAAGACAAAGCAGTATGTTTACTATCTATAAATACGCCTAACCGTATTACCTCATTATAACTGTTTTTTGTATCATCTATTATTTCAGAAGACATCAATTTTTCTCTGTCAATTATTGCAGTAGACATAAGAAATGGAAGGGTAAATGATAATGTCTTAAATTCAATTAACGGATACCTTAACATCAAGTGATTTATTCTTTCTCTGAATTTGGGTAGAATTGGTATTAACACCTTAACCTTTATCCCCCTTTTTGCCAAATTATCAAAAAGCAAAAAGTCAGAATTTCTTTCAATACGTAATGAAGAATTGAAAGAGGGTAGTATCATTAGAACCTCTTTCTTTGCGCTATCAAAATATTTTCGACCTAAATTTACCACCTCTTCAGGATTATATAGTACTGAAATATCATTTTCTTGCAGTCCATTTTCGATATCATATATCCTGTCCATTGCATCTTGTCCATTCATCCATAGGCGTTCAAAAATGCTCCTGTAAGTTTCAATATATAGAGAATCGTTGCTTGACATCAAACTAGTCATCATTTTTCCTCCTTTCATCGTATCAATTGTTGAATAAAAGACATTATCATCAAATGCGAAATTAGCAGTAAGGGTTGAAATATCTCTAATGTGTCTAACGCACATACTTTCGCTCAAAAGATCTTTGACTACCTTTACATCATCTTTGCTATTTATAGAAGTGATCCAGCGGGTGCCTTTGTATTTTCTTTTTTGATACTTGTCTAATAACTCTTCGTGAAAGTTAAAGAAATCATTTTTTATTAGTTTTAGGCCCTCAACAGTTGAGCATACACAAATTTCATTAGACATTTTCATTAAATCAATAATTCTCTTTTTTATTTCCGAGTTATCAGTAATGACTTCAGTTGCTCTTTTTATCTTTGATTCATAGTCTCCGTATGACTTGCCATAAGATTTTTCCCATAGAATGTCGAATAAAAATTGTTGCTGCTGAACAACTATTGGATTATCAAATATTACCATACTAGGTATTTTATTATTAGAATAATTATCCGCGTTAACGAAAATCATAGATGATGATTTGGTTATTATGAAACTTCCTTGCAGGTTATTTGAAATACGGACTTCATCTGCAAGCGAGAACACCTTGTTTTGACTGCCAATCTCGGCCGGAATAAATTTAGTAATTATTCTTATTTTTGTTTCTTTAGTTTTCCGAGAAATCAAACTTTTGCATAAATTATTAGTCTCAAAAAAAGGCAAAAAATCTTTATTATCGACAACAATATCTATTGATTTACCGGGTTTATTATCTAGATTAACTAATTTATCAATATTCCGTTTCTTATAGACATTTTCACATCCCAAAATTTCTGTATCTTTGAAACTCGGTGATGTTTTTGCCAATATCGTTTTATCCGGTTTAGTTTTATAAAAGGTATTAGATATTAAGTGACTATTTTCAGAATTTATAGATTGATATTGGGAATTTTATAGAAGGTTATAACCTAAAAGGTTAGTCTAATACTTTTCGATCATAGTTATCTAGAAAAGAAAGAATCAGGTTTTACTATTATACTTTAATATTATTATCATTCTTTGTTCGGTTTCATATTTATAGACAACCCTCTTAACTGAGAGTTTATACATTTTCATATTTTGGATATGAAATATGAATTTTACAATGTCTCTTGCATGCAAGGATATACAATTAATTATGATTTGAGCAGGTATATGCCTACGAATCAAATCTATTATCGAAAATATATCATGAATTACACCGTATTTATGATGAGAGTTTTGAGGTGAATAAATTACAAAAGGAGTATCCTCACCTAAATGCTGACGAGGAATAGCCTTATGAACGAATATAATTTCTTCCCTCATGATTTATTGATCTACAATAAATTAAATATTTATGCAATCTTATTTGGAAAAGTTTTCTTTATCACATTTCTAAATTTAAACCGATATAATCGGTTGTAGCAATAATTTTTAATAAATCTACACTCATTTATTTTCTCTTGAATTCAATCTAGAGATAAATTTTGACCACCATGTTTTTAAAAAAAGTGATTAGTTTTCATGCCAAAATTTATCAAAACATCTCGATTCTTCTTTAGTGTGCGGATAAAAATAATTCGGACTAGATAGCCGATCTTTACGAAGTTGTTTGGATCGATCACGTAAAACTATATGATTAGTATTACAAAGATAAAATGGGATTAAAGCCTTAACAGAATTAGATAATCCGCGAAGTCTTACTTATTCCTTATAATCGAACACCAGAAGCATACCAATTTCCATGAGGTTCTTCAGTAAATAATACTATAACCTCTTCTTTACCCACCTTCAAAATTTTAACTACATCTTCTGTAATTGCCTCTGCTAGCCTATCTTTTTCCTTTTGAGTCCTTCCGCTATACATTTGCACATTAACTATAGGCATAGAAAATATTCGTAATAGAAACTAATAAGATTTTATTTAATTTCAAATAATACTTTATGACAAATTTCAAAGAATTAATAAAGAAATTGGAATTTAGATGGGTTAATTCTTGAATTATCTTGCTCTTAAAACAAAAATATTACATGTGGTAACAGAAATAAAAATTCTATCATTATGATTGGATAGTGTTATTCATAGTACTCTTTGTTTGATTCGATCCCGACGGGATTGTGGCATTATCTTCTTCAGCAATGTATTTGCTTAAACATACGCATAAAGAAAAACGACAATGTAAATCGAAAAAAAGACTGGAGGAAACAATTTCAGATTTTTTGATGAGGTCACATGTTCTGTGGGCTATAGTATTGCTTGGTGATGATGGATTTGGTAGAAGAGGAAAATAAACAGTTCATCTAGAAGGACTAATGATAAACCAACCTATGATGATAGAAACAATAGAAGAGGAAGAAAAGATTCGGCCATTATTATTCCCACTAAAACAGATGATATGTGATAACGGCTTTATTAGAATACATAAAGTCCAGGTGGTATAGTTATGCTCATTAAATCCTTTAAAAATCAACTCTACACCTATGTATTGAACATGTTAATTGTTCCAAAATTACAACTCTTTTTCACAGTTTGTTTTAGATCTTTAGATAGAATCCATTTTAGTCTAGTTAGTTTACTAGTCAATGGAGAACAACGTTGGATGTAGTTACCATGATTCTCTACTCGGTTTTAGGAGGTCTCATTGGATTCGTAGGGGGAATGGTTGGGTTGGTCTTGGGTGTCATAAGACTACCGTTTATTTTAGAGGCTGAATCTTCAGCATCAATTACGGCTGGAACTAATCTATCTGTTAGCACACTAGGTGCAATATCGGGTGCAATAAATCACTACCGTCAAAACAACTTTGATTTAAAAATTTTCTTGATAATGGCAATGTCTGGAGCGATTGGTGCATTTATTGGATCCTTTTTGATCGATTTAGTTTCTGTTGTAGTTCTACTGTGTATAATAATAATCATTGTATCTT from Candidatus Nitrosocosmicus hydrocola carries:
- a CDS encoding response regulator transcription factor; translation: MGKYSNINELYNSISKDIKHSIILVDDDIDVSNLLAGYFTLAKFNVHKVISAEECLAKLKELESKVDVVLVNGNIAADRGPMLIVNIKKLNLKINVLALTDNETNKTRVLDYGADEFAIKPISPTTIVEKVSGLLMKKPAELQP
- a CDS encoding sensor histidine kinase; this translates as MTGRNDDDSVDGQSDIGKGGATKDDITRLASRSREIRSEIHNLVTDSSLLLQQNKQLQKTSIEPDQKQVNANGKIGTEPFELHTTNKNDDDISKHKILDINRRLVELNEELANIINEIIASNENIREKYEKQQDFINIAAHEIRSPCQAIIGYVELLNLEPADSKKHLDLIEKNAERLSLIISNILDASRIDHKTLKIEKVKFSLVELIEQIIDDLNSRITDDRNQNTQIVFENIQTDNQNLPDASKNTIIYADKGRITQVIFNLLDNAIRYGKGNKIIVALKEHTPIHQEDDKEVAHIESEKLVRLPEQKRLDHGEIIVQVKDSGRGINSKVLDNLFSKFTSDSTAGGTGLGLYISKNIVEAHGGRIWAENNKDQKGATLSFSLPLNLD
- the thiC gene encoding phosphomethylpyrimidine synthase ThiC is translated as MATQLNSAKRGIATDEMKKVAKDEDVDVNFVIKGIANGSIIIPKNVARIQQIKPTGIGKGLKTKVNVNIGTSTLYQNLDEEISKAKIAMKYGADTMMDLSDGGDLDIIREKLLDAASSITFGSVPIYQAYGYGVTKYKNPLNITEDDFLNVFEKHAKDGVDYTTIHSGITLELAKRIMSVKRHAGIVSKGGTITAAWMLKYNKENPYYEHFDYLCEIAKKYDVTFSLGDALRPGSILDSHDELQVSEMINVSRLAKVAYANDVQVMVEGPGHVPLNEVAVNVRLAKSLIGDIPYYVLGPLVTDIASGYDHIASAIGAAISASEGVDLLCYLTPAEHLGLPNENEVKEGLIAYRIAAHAGDLVKNREKAIKWDTEMTEARRTLNWEKQLSLSIDPEKAKDIHYRNTGQHPGNNVPCTMCGGACVYLMLPQQRRYIKKEDGKEIE
- a CDS encoding ATP-binding protein, which translates into the protein MAKTSPSFKDTEILGCENVYKKRNIDKLVNLDNKPGKSIDIVVDNKDFLPFFETNNLCKSLISRKTKETKIRIITKFIPAEIGSQNKVFSLADEVRISNNLQGSFIITKSSSMIFVNADNYSNNKIPSMVIFDNPIVVQQQQFLFDILWEKSYGKSYGDYESKIKRATEVITDNSEIKKRIIDLMKMSNEICVCSTVEGLKLIKNDFFNFHEELLDKYQKRKYKGTRWITSINSKDDVKVVKDLLSESMCVRHIRDISTLTANFAFDDNVFYSTIDTMKGGKMMTSLMSSNDSLYIETYRSIFERLWMNGQDAMDRIYDIENGLQENDISVLYNPEEVVNLGRKYFDSAKKEVLMILPSFNSSLRIERNSDFLLFDNLAKRGIKVKVLIPILPKFRERINHLMLRYPLIEFKTLSFTLPFLMSTAIIDREKLMSSEIIDDTKNSYNEVIRLGVFIDSKHTALSYASIFENLWAQTEIDELLRINDRIQQDFLHIAAHELRTPIQSLMGYTTILQKELEYSKEYKYYFDAVKRNIDRIKKLTDRLLDVTQFETNKFVLRKETFDFSKMMLELLKEYKIKIKETENILIDIRFLPKYSKLKEPLMVFADKIKIIQVMMNLLDNAIEFSKYNEIRRRRKKIRITVVVENSIRKSRDNKTQNELTISIIDNGPGIPPEILPRVFSKFVTTSANGIGLGLYFSKKIIEAHEGQISAKNRDDNKGAIFSINIPV
- a CDS encoding tautomerase family protein, giving the protein MPIVNVQMYSGRTQKEKDRLAEAITEDVVKILKVGKEEVIVLFTEEPHGNWYASGVRL